In Montipora foliosa isolate CH-2021 chromosome 13, ASM3666993v2, whole genome shotgun sequence, one DNA window encodes the following:
- the LOC137983396 gene encoding tauropine dehydrogenase-like: MSSDTVKLLICGSGNGAHAFAGIASSLKGTDVRVLSLYKDEAERWNAAIQKKDLEVTLHRKGKEPTCIVSRPSLVTKNTEEAVRDVDIVVFVLPAFAHQIFLDALKSHIKPGTILVGLPGRQGFEFQVRDVLGDVGRQCTIMNFESLPWACRTTEFGMKCEVLGTKETLVGAMKLGDVPPKKDPVATLQYLLGPLPKLIVAGQV; the protein is encoded by the exons ATGAGTTCAGACACTGTCAAGTTGTTGATTTGTGGAAGTGGTAATGGAGCACATGCTTTTGCTGGTATTGCATCTTCTCTGAAAGGCACAGATGTTCGAGTGTTGAGTTTGTATAAAGATGAAGCAGAGCGCTGGAATGCTGCAATACAGAAGAAGGACCTTGAGGTCACTTTACATCGAAAAGGAAAGGAGCCAACTTGTATTGTTTCCAGGCCTTCACTTGTAACAAAAAACACAGAGGAAGCTGTGCGTGATGTTGACATAGTGGTCTTTGTACTGCCAGCATTTGCCCATCAGATTTTTCTAGATGCCCTAAAAAGTCACATTAAACCTGGTACCATTTTAGTTGGTTTACCAGGGAGACAAGGATTTGAGTTCCAGGTTCGTGACGTCCTGGGGGACGTTGGGCGCCAGTGCACTATCATGAACTTTGAATCATTACCCTGGGCAtgccgtaccactgagtttggAATGAAATGTGAGGTCCTTGGTACCAAAGAAACTCTTGTAGGGGCCATGAAG TTAGGAGATGTTCCACCAAAGAAGGACCCAGTTGCCACACTGCAGTATCTCCTTGGACCCCTCCCTAAGCTGATTGTGGCAGGTCAGGTTTAG